In Aspergillus flavus chromosome 3, complete sequence, one genomic interval encodes:
- a CDS encoding putative facilitator of iron transport 3 precursor, with product MRIQSLVVLGTVFSGAIARPEPGAELSSKWPSTTTAPVTGPTPAILQGNNGPRNKRYERGWLLEKRDSTTEDAATTTEDTTSTTEEATTTTTEATTQADTTTAPTTTDATTTTESSTTTTSSTTSTTSSTSSTTSTTSSTSTTSSTSQSTSSMTTTTTKSTSTAATTTSSTSTATTTTSAEMREYNRRGHIAAIITFSILGAIFFGYGFLHCYLSSRKKRQIAARKAAAEAGSNYSLVALNEGAKSQSEVNFDRSSMMFASQSPSRTDLSSMVQQGAGAQGYSQPMTRPSSLAVSETLHQSPPAGPRSNSPRGNFI from the coding sequence ATGCGAATACAATCCTTGGTTGTGCTGGGGACGGTCTTCTCGGGCGCTATTGCTCGCCCTGAGCCTGGTGCTGAACTGTCGTCGAAATGGCCTTCTACCACAACTGCCCCCGTTACAGGGCCAACACCCGCAATACTGCAGGGCAATAACGGCCCAAGAAACAAACGTTACGAACGTGGGTGGCTTTTAGAAAAACGAGATTCAACTACGGAGGATGCTGCAACCACCACAGAAGACACTACCAGCACGACTGAagaagcaacaacaacaacaacagaggCCACCACGCAGGCTGATACCACGACGGCCCCCACAACCACTGATGCCACAACTACGACGGAGTCCTCGACGACAACCACCTCGAGCACGACTAGCACGACTAGTTCGACCAGCTCGACAACctcgacaacctcctcaacctcgaCCACATCCTCTACATCCCAATCGACGAGTAGCATGACAACGACCACCACAAAGAGCACATCCACTGCCGCCACAACGACCAGCTCGACATCCACTGCGACAACCACAACTAGTGCTGAAATGCGAGAATACAATCGTCGTGGACACATAGCCGCCATCATCACTTTTAGCATACTGGGGGCTATCTTCTTTGGTTACGGTTTCCTTCACTGCTATCTGTCATCACGAAAGAAGCGCCAGATTGCAGCAAGAAAGGCAGCAGCCGAGGCCGGATCAAACTACTCCTTGGTGGCATTGAACGAGGGTGCAAAATCACAAAGTGAGGTTAACTTTGACCGGTCCTCTATGATGTTCGCTTCTCAGTCTCCGTCTCGTACGGATTTGTCTTCCATGGTTCAACAAGGTGCCGGTGCGCAAGGGTATAGCCAGCCAATGACGCGACCTTCATCGCTGGCAGTCAGTGAGACTCTTCACCAAAGTCCGCCAGCTGGTCCGCGCTCCAATAGTCCCCGGGGAAATTTCATCTAA
- a CDS encoding epoxide hydrolase codes for MTSPEIREFTVKIPRERGERLKRKPRDTRLPGQEIVPGAGTRYEPEYNWTDDLYEKWTDDFDWYFVQDKINEPSHYIGEFEAVQIHFRHSRSKTANAISLLLIHWWPAVFYEFSRVWGPMLHPVNENEQALHVVVPSVPGFCCSNWPPKAGWTLQDTVRLFDSVMKKLGYNEYMVQCGGTRHFVGRELGMRCTPSCKLIHFNFIPSEMPNNAKSWTEREHAIAERKEDRYENHLGYAVCMRTRPHTIRIGLHDKILIMPSTRCFSENLPNEEFVEFTTDFCSSSLKVRFGYSSFLGDTEHSSKRMVEMTGKVVYHQEHDNGGHFAALECPGELVQDVRELAAQELEEVAYIID; via the exons ATGACTAGCCCAGAAATTCGCGAGTTCACCGTGAAGATTCCCAGGGAACGAGGAGAGCGTCTCAAGCGAAAGCCAAGAGATACGAGATTACCAGGTCAGGAAATCGTGCCCGGAGCTGGAACTCGATACG AACCGGAATACAACTGGACGGACGATCTTTATGAGAAATGGACTGATGATTTCGACTGGTACTTTGTACAAGACAAAATCAATGAACCCTCCCATTACATCGGCGAATTTGAAGCCGTTCAGATTCACTTCCGGCATTCCCGCTCCAAGACCGCCAATGCAATCTCCCTTCTCCTTATTCATTGGTGGCCCGCAGTTTTCTACGAGTTCAGTAGGGTTTGGGGCCCTATGTTGCATCCTGTGAATGAGAACGAGCAAGCGCTCCATGTGGTCGTGCCCAGTGTGCCCGGATTCTGCTGCTCCAACTGGCCTCCCAAGGCTGGATGGACGTTACAGGACACTGTGAGACTCTTTGACTCCGTAATGAAGAAGCTCGGTTACAACGAGTATATGGTCCAATGTGGTGGTACGCGACATTTCGTGGGACGCGAGCTCGGGATGCGCTGCACGCCGTCATGCAAGTTGATCCACTTCAACTTCATTCCGAGTGAAATGCCCAATAACGCCAAGAGTTGGACAGAGCGCGAACATGCTATCGCTGAAAGGAAGGAGGACCGGTATGAGAATCACCTCGGTTATGCTGTGTGCATGCGCACTCGA CCCCATACCATTAGAATCGGACTTCATGACAAGATTCTCATCATGCCATCCACGCGATGCTTTTCTGAAAATCTCCCAAACGAGGAATTCGTCGAGTTCACCACGGACTTTTGTTCCAGTTCGCTCAAGGTGCGCTTCGGGTACAGCTCATTCTTAGGGGATACTGAGCACTCGTCGAAGCGCATGGTGGAAATGACGGGAAAGGTGGTATATCATCAAG AGCATGACAATGGGGGACATTTCGCTGCTTTGGAGTGCCCTGGGGAACTTGTTCAAGATGTCCGGGAGCTGGCAGCTCAAGAATTGGAAGAAGTAGCCTATATTATTGATTAG